TGGGCAAAGCCGATCAAAAGGGAAGAGAGGCCGAAGTGACTGCCGGTAAATACCTCCACAGCCGCTGCCGCCAGCTCGGCAATCAGCGCAGCGCCCGGCTTGCGGACAATGAAGGCGACGAGTGGGCTTGCGACCACCCATACACCGAACATAAATTCCGCACCGACCGGTCCTACGAGCGCCGAGATCGGTAGCCACAGTGTAGACCAGCCAAGATAAAGCACTCCGCAGGCGATCGAAAGTACGACCGCCAGCACAACCTCGCGCATTTTCCAGCTCATCGTTTGCTTACCTGTCCGATTTCTACTGGCCATTCCTGTTTCGTATACGCCATATCCCAGAACAAGTATTCCAACTGGCAGCTTGTTAAGAAATGCCGGGTCATTCTTTGTTTTTCCGCTTCATCGGCGTGTTCAGCCCAGCGGTTGAGCCGTTCGCAGAATGCATCTGTGAGCGCGTTCATGGATGCCTCGCCATAAAAAGTAATCCAATCATAGAACGGATGCGCTGGAGATGGATTCACTTCCTTCATCAGCTTTTGGCCGATTTCTAGATACGTCCACGGGCATGGCAGCAGCACGGCGATGATTTCACCAAGCGTGCCTTCATGGGCGACCGTCAGCATATGGCGGGTATAGTGGCTTGCGTTCGGTGCCAACGGATAACCCTGCAGATCTTCATAGCGCACTCCGGCTACGCGGCACAGATTATTGTGCGGGTGGGCTTCTCCGTGCAGCGTAAAGGAAACCTGCTCCGCAAACATTGCCATATCTTCGCGCGCGTCGCATTTAGAGATGGCGATGCCGTAGATGCGGGCGAATGTATTAAGATATTCAAAATCCTGTTTTACATAATGAATAATAGCCTCTTTGTCCAGATCACCGTTGGCAATGCCTTGCACGAATGGGTGAGCAAAAATGGCTTCAAAAATTGGATCGGCCTCCCGGCGAAGCTGTTCAGTAAATGTCATCATACAAATTCCTCCTACGTAGTTGGTTTTTCAAAAGAAGACATTCCACAGGGGCGGCCGTCTCAAAATAAAAAGCCGCTCTATCATAGAGCGGCATACGAGACGAAAAGCATGTGCCAACCATAAAGGCATGGCGTATCATCGCTGCCACTTTCCTACGCTGGTATAATCCAGATCAGGTTCAAAGGGATCAAAGCAGTGCTTTATCTCAGCCATTACGGCACCCCTAGTGGACTTCCTTATGAAATTATCCGTAGAATAGCAGGTTATCTGGAAACTGTCAAATATTTGTCGGTGATTTTAACTTTTTCGCAACTTTTTTCTGTGGGGTTGCATCTATAATGATAGTAGTAATGCTAAAAAATTACGTAAGCATACAGAATGAGCGGTATAAAGAATGGAGACGAAAATATGAATAAGCAACAGGCAGTGCGTATGGGAAACAGAACCGGTATGCGCTGGCTTCTGCTGTGCGCTGGTGTAGTGTTCTTGCTTATCTATGCATCCGGACACGTGCAGAGCTATACGGAAGCAACGACGTATGAGAGGGCGATCCATAGTATCAAAGAAAAGAATTGGCCCGAAGCGCAGCGCTTGCTGCAAGAGGTAACAGATGTTGAGGATGCGAAGACGCTTCTTATATATGTACAGGCAAGGCGGGAGATGACGAATGGCGGGATGGGCGGTTATGCGGCGGCGCTGAGCAGTCTGCATAAAATTCCGGATGACTACCAGGGGGATCTGTATGAAGAAGTCACGGCGCTAAAACGTGATGTGCAAGCGGCTTGGCAGCTAGAGTTGAAGAAGGCGCAGACAGCACAGGACAAGCGCCCCGCACCGAAAGTGGGTATGACAAGAGAGCAGGTTCGTACATCGAGCTGGGGCGCGCCCAAATATATTAACCGGACCGAAACGGAAAACGGCGTGGTAGAACAATGGGTATATCCGGCCTATCGTTTTGTGTATGTAGAAAACGGAAAAGTAACGATTGTTCGGCCTTAGAATAGAAAAAGAAGCGCTCCCTATTTACCAACAAGGAGCGCTTCTTTTTGTTAAAACAACGCTAAGACCACATATAAAAAGGGAATTAGCCTTGTAACTCCACTTCTTTTTTCGGATAGTCTACCTTCTCGATTCGTAAATCACCCGGGCGGGCTGCTTGATAGACAGCGGAGCCGACAATATCCGCTACATTTTTGAGCTTTTCTTTGCTGATCTTATCTAGCGTATCATCTGGACTGTGATACCACGGTTCTACCGGTGCATGGATGAACAGGGCGGATGGAATACCAAGCGCATGGAAGGATTCGTGGTCGCTGCGTCCTTCCTGACCATACGGGAGCACTCCGCTCAGGCGGGAGCTTGCCGCTGCTCCGAGATCGGTCACACGGTTTTTCTCCCCGTCAATTGTATACATGATCAAATCCCCTGCGTCCCGGCTGCCGACCATATCCAATTGGAACATGCCGATTGTGCGCTTGATTTCATCCGGAGTTAGTGTAGCCGCATATTTCTCTGAGCCGATCAGGCCGTTTTCCTCTGCCCCAAAGGTAACGAAGCGAATCTCCGTATCGGTTTTCAATTTGGACATAATGCGTGCTAACTCAAGCGTGACGGCCACGCCGGATGCATCGTCATTAGCGCCTGGTGCTCCCTCTACGGAGTCATGGTGTGAACCGATGATGATCATATCTTTTGTATTTTTCTTGTTGGCATTTGGCTTCTTGGTCGCGATTACGTTATGTGATGTCAGCTTTCTCACTTCCGAACCTGCTACCTTGACTGTAGCCGTTACCGCTTCTCCTGCTTTGAGCTTGGCAGCCAATGCTTCGCCGTCCGCTTTGGTAATCCCCACAGCGGCGACGAAGGAGGCATCGGCGCCGCCTAATGTACCATCAAGTTTGCCATCTACGTTGTTGTAGATAATAATCGCTTTGGCGCCTTGTTTGGCGGCATTTTTTACCTTCTCGCCAAAGGTAAGGCTTCCGCGTTGTACAAGGGCGATTTTGCCTGTCAGGTTTTTGCCTGCCACATCGGCTTCTGTACCAAGCCCTACATCAACCAATTCAGCCGTTACATTTCCGTTAGGTGAATATGTAAACACATGGGCTTCTTTCGCCTCGTTTCCTATATGCAGGGAGACTTCGGAAGGTGCTTTATAGCCTTC
This is a stretch of genomic DNA from Aneurinibacillus sp. REN35. It encodes these proteins:
- the tenA gene encoding thiaminase II; its protein translation is MTFTEQLRREADPIFEAIFAHPFVQGIANGDLDKEAIIHYVKQDFEYLNTFARIYGIAISKCDAREDMAMFAEQVSFTLHGEAHPHNNLCRVAGVRYEDLQGYPLAPNASHYTRHMLTVAHEGTLGEIIAVLLPCPWTYLEIGQKLMKEVNPSPAHPFYDWITFYGEASMNALTDAFCERLNRWAEHADEAEKQRMTRHFLTSCQLEYLFWDMAYTKQEWPVEIGQVSKR
- a CDS encoding M28 family peptidase yields the protein MRKTFLSTLLAASLLAGSTAVYAAPPAHVEQAKHGQGQAQKAFDQQIVKKTDANAMYRTIETLAKTPRVAGSPEELQSVRYIEKQFKSFGYKVDVQPFQFEGYKAPSEVSLHIGNEAKEAHVFTYSPNGNVTAELVDVGLGTEADVAGKNLTGKIALVQRGSLTFGEKVKNAAKQGAKAIIIYNNVDGKLDGTLGGADASFVAAVGITKADGEALAAKLKAGEAVTATVKVAGSEVRKLTSHNVIATKKPNANKKNTKDMIIIGSHHDSVEGAPGANDDASGVAVTLELARIMSKLKTDTEIRFVTFGAEENGLIGSEKYAATLTPDEIKRTIGMFQLDMVGSRDAGDLIMYTIDGEKNRVTDLGAAASSRLSGVLPYGQEGRSDHESFHALGIPSALFIHAPVEPWYHSPDDTLDKISKEKLKNVADIVGSAVYQAARPGDLRIEKVDYPKKEVELQG